In one window of Erythrolamprus reginae isolate rEryReg1 chromosome 1, rEryReg1.hap1, whole genome shotgun sequence DNA:
- the TDRD15 gene encoding tudor domain-containing protein 15 — MDSSSSTKFRDVDVKVTNVYHHQKEVLVKFQGQFNTECELDYHILQKEIQQVPKAEASVAVGEFCLVKESEHGEWYRGKVIKKRHDTYDVHFMDNGKILTVHEPFLASPIDELFQLPPKMVYGIFANVLPIEEKWTAKAFNYFSSLIGLQIKGHIQATLPNKMFLLHVPKIATDVVEFGIGKLVDVDTFSLIVEMLTAFPHESLCKQMPDLPQQKCARPGTLFCDADVRPNIPPVLKNLQPILSVGAVEKVKISAAVSPSKFYCQLLGQQIQLDTLTRDMFSYYDSISRVKFPSCDNFGTLCAARQKNGQWQRGVIQQLLPDKVKIWFMDFGNYEDVSSEYILKLPPEFISVPMFSFPCALSCLSDQDEMKRNAQLEEFKETLLTQEFILAHIDQFNSKEHIYYVTLHKCALTQISENLSIENSMDPKCNMDVFCTSGNVQNSTVNLAEKIYNTTQQSSYSSNQKDTHLLCSPLTVPYKRAEMKINSACVVFAVYVLNPSNFWVQTNDFLDGFDALMKKIANVYDGNEVDCKILENPEPGRLCCARYSKDKYFYRAVIRQIVDNKVDVYFLDYGNTDTVPLFDVKILLPELQELPALAMPCTLANAFPIGDIWIKKEIDFFKKIVIDKPIILHIIAKQNENYVVNVQCMNDSKQTDVLRLMIEAGCAEYWEIKQDPFLETVRGFQRKCSKKYKNIKILSKASIQKNKVLIPKITDKINTHIVTKENANIFPSWENILSNKDEETFEKTDEVECYKEYKFKPGCVFDVVCCHIISPGNFLCQIQNKLPELNSMMEQIQNFYNTQKRPYENGKLACVVKYSTDGKWYRAVVLKHVSQIETDVIFVDYGNRERVLLKDLQAIHPDFLILECQAFRCCLNCVSESLIFDPYIWTAEICSDFKRFVSSSSEQLICSICALIFKTPNSLYYIVDLKSPFNSLRQFLFENGHAQIYSFECVQSLIIPFSLCSFYYSSFNMDFGNEEKVYISCIYSPTKFYCQLRRNANEMDKIHKKISEISPKTNHAIQMNTHSLCIVKYFEDGVSYRALASPMEYSDFCPVYFVDFGNKQLVAKEELVPIPNSASELMFTPMQAIRCYLSDLKDVEIPSEIKAWFEKQYLEKELKAVVVSKDSDGHFGMELYDGELQINGKIKDLLKQKKDDLNSKDMKKGFKNSVGNKYRPYNIELDIDKKINKSKEIGQQTKAGNDKLPVKYRNNIVIGQQKHDSSSAKFPLTLHFSDFMLKKVLRYQYENTCQKSNTDTIDQLNEQSKKIKNKWTELHMLKSNTSGQEKSNKIKPKYIDLPQLDILLNSKVWAYMSYIANLSSFYVHRSEDKNKIVQLAKELNGETLVEESEIEAELEKDDVILAKCESDCCIYRAFIRKVLANKFFEVEFIDYGNTATVNSKNIYKIEKRLLSLPRLSVHCFLSKAKCLFSNNWNTDMDAYFISELNNQPVMIKFLQQYDQQWEVDIMCHGISISDKLMEREILLCLENILSLSFDHNVKQLPTIDSETPSNDPGKKSESQTLCESIKIRPTKIGYQNIKPGQIEIGEVVHISSNGNLYVKLTNDAQAMLNLNVLIAQEVEKKCVIAIEEIREGLECLVTSNKHLGWHQSEVIQKYVKEEYMLVLFVDLGKYETVSLHNSHVLSEKIRCIPRNALLCKWIWIGNLSDLSFEGMMEKVKCCEIKIIFFKYLESELIWEVGLFIDGTLFLEYWNQISNQTKLERPNLLETDNVSKSLDITVKSNSISWARFQKNSHYPGFVASVTDPSNFCIQLEDSFETLIALFKMLSDLPENLPTMPQECIIPGDSCLIKNGPNETWNRVEVSEVFKDSSTLKLTFIDDESLSPPLPISDVSKIIPEKLASLLQLTYSCSLYGETPADGKHWNDEAKLKIQEFLGRQGLTFQFKLHKLQCERKLELDVFFEQNNAADILVASGCALYSKTASFGSARYDDLQLSNSHVIYDPLSIQEISESKMAINRDEKVPQNSDVPLKCVDLKNLEVNSSKKLHGKKKYTGMTLLHKSKRNYECLHNCNEKLFNQCCVREQLNQTYSATLSNASDKLLLDSQECSDSQECSDPDQEN, encoded by the coding sequence ATGGATTCATCTTCATCTACAAAATTTCGAGATGTTGATGTGAAAGTAACTAATGTATACCATCATCAAAAAGAAGTCCTTGTAAAATTTCAAGGCCAATTCAACACAGAATGTGAACTTGACTATCATATATTGCAAAAAGAAATACAGCAAGTACCAAAAGCGGAAGCTTCTGTTGCAGTTGGTGAATTCTGTTTAGTCAAAGAGTCAGAGCATGGAGAATGGTACAGaggaaaagtaattaaaaaaagacATGATACCTATGATGTACATTTTATGGACAATGGAAAAATACTGACAGTTCATGAACCTTTCCTTGCATCTCCTATTGATGAATTGTTTCAGCTTCCTCCAAAGATGGTTTATGGGATTTTTGCAAATGTCCTTCCGATTGAAGAAAAGTGGACCGCCAAAGCTTTTAATTACTTTTCATCTTTGATAGGCTTGCAGATTAAAGGTCATATACAAGCCACTCTGCCGAACAAAATGTTTCTTCTTCATGTGCCCAAAATTGCTACTGATGTGGTTGAATTCGGAATAGGAAAACTTGTTGACGTAGATACTTTCTCTCTTATTGTTGAAATGTTAACTGCATTTCCACACGAGTCACTTTGTAAACAAATGCCGGATTTACCGCAACAGAAATGTGCAAGACCAGGTACTCTATTTTGTGATGCTGACGTTCGACCAAATATTCCACCAGTTCTAAAAAATCTTCAACCAATTTTGTCTGTTGGTGCTgtagaaaaagtaaaaatatcAGCAGCAGTTAGCCCCAGTAAGTTTTATTGCCAATTACTTGGACAACAGATACAGCTGGATACATTGACACGAGATATGTTTTCTTATTATGACTCTATTAGCAGAGTAAAATTTCCATCATGTGACAATTTTGGAACCCTTTGTGCAGCTAGACAAAAAAATGGTCAGTGGCAGAGGGGGGTAATACAGCAATTACTTCCTGACAAAGTGAAGATTTGGTTTATGGATTTTGGCAATTATGAAGATGTGTCTTCTGAGTATATTTTGAAGCTTCCACCAGAATTTATTTCGGTACCTATGTTTTCATTTCCTTGTGCTCTATCATGCCTTAGTGATCAAGATGAAATGAAAAGAAACGCTCAACTAGAAGAATTTAAAGAAACCCTATTAACACAAGAGTTTATTTTGGCCCACATAGACCAGTTCAATAGTAAAGAGCATATATATTATGTTACGTTACATAAATGTGCATTGACACAGATAAGTGAAAATCTATCTATAGAAAACAGTATGGATCCAAAATGCAACATGGATGTCTTTTGTACAAGTGGGAATGTACAAAATTCTACGGTGAACTTGGCAGAGAAGATTTACAATACTACTCAGCAATCAAGTTATTCTTCAAATCAAAAGGATACTCATTTACTGTGTTCCCCTTTAACAGTTCCTTACAAAAGagcagaaatgaaaataaattcagCTTGTGTTGTTTTTGCAGTTTATGTTTTGAATCCATCAAATTTCTGGGTGCAAACAAATGATTTCTTGGATGGGTTTGATGCTTTAATGAAGAAAATTGCAAATGTGTATGATGGAAATGAAGTCGATTGTAAAATTCTAGAAAACCCAGAGCCTGGAAGACTATGTTGTGCACGATATAGCAAGGATAAGTATTTTTATAGGGCTGTCATTAGACAAATAGTAGACAATAAAGTTGATGTTTATTTTTTAGATTATGGGAACACTGACACAGTGCCACTGTTTGATGTGAAGATTTTGCTTCCAGAACTTCAAGAATTACCAGCATTAGCCATGCCCTGTACACTTGCTAATGCATTTCCAATTGGAGATatatggattaaaaaagaaatagatttctttaaaaaaattgtgattgACAAACCAATCATACTGCATATCATCGCAAAACAAAACGAGAATTACGTTGTCAATGTGCAGTGTATGAAtgactccaaacaaactgatgtTCTCAGGCTTATGATTGAGGCTGGATGTGCAGAATATTGGGAGATAAAACAAGATCCATTTCTGGAAACAGTAAGGGGCTTTCAACGAAaatgttcaaaaaaatataaaaatataaaaatactaaGTAAAGCATCTATTCAGAAGAATAAAGTACTGATACCTAAAATTACTGATAAAATTAATACTCACATTGTGACAAAAGAGAATGCTAACATTTTCCCATCATGGGAAAACATACTTTCCAATAAAGATGAGGAAACGTTTGAGAAAACAGATGAAGTAGAATGCTATAAAGAGTACAAATTTAAACCAGGTTGTGTGTTTGATGTTGTATGTTGCCATATTATTTCACCAGGCAATTTTTTATGCCAGATACAAAATAAGTTACCCGAGCTAAATAGTATGATGGAACAAATTCAGAATTTTTACAACACTCAAAAAAGACCTTATGAAAATGGGAAGCTTGCCTGTGTTGTGAAATATTCTACAGATGGAAAATGGTACAGAGCTGTTGTACTGAAGCATGTATCCCAAATTGAAACTGATGTGATATTTGTAGACTACGGTAACAGGGAAAGAGTTTTGTTGAAAGATCTTCAAGCTATTCATCCAGACTTCCTAATTTTGGAATGTCAAGCATTTAGATGTTGTCTTAATTGTGTCAGTGAATCCTTAATATTTGACCCCTATATTTGGACTGCTGAGATATGTAGTgattttaaaagatttgtttCATCTTCCAGTGAACAACTGATTTGTTCAATTTGTGCCCTGATTTTTAAGACTCCCAACTCTTTATATTACATTGTTGATTTGAAGAGTCCATTTAATAGTTTAAGGCAATTTCTCTTTGAAAATGGCCATGCACAAATTTATTCTTTTGAATGTGTGCAATCTCTTATAATTCCATTTTCTCTATGTAGCTTTTATTATTCATCTTTTAATATGGACTTTGGAAATGAAGAGAAAGTATATATATCTTGTATATATAGCCCTACAAAATTCTATTGCCAGTTAAGAAGAAATGCAAATGAGATGGACAAGATACATAAAAAGATTTCAGAAATTAGCCCCAAAACAAACCATGCAATCCAAATGAATACTCATAGTTTATGCATAGTGAAATATTTTGAGGATGGAGTATCCTATAGAGCTTTAGCATCTCCTATGGAATATTCAGATTTCTGCCCAGTATATTTTGTGGACTTTGGAAATAAACAATTGGTAGCCAAAGAGGAACTGGTTCCTATTCCAAACAGTGCTTCAGAATTAATGTTCACACCTATGCAAGCTATTAGGTGTTATTTATCAGATCTAAAGGATGTTGAAATTCCATCTGAAATAAAAGCATGGTTTGAAAAACAATATTTGGAAAAAGAATTGAAGGCAGTAGTGGTATCTAAAGATTCTGATGGGCACTTCGGTATGGAGTTGTATGATGGAGAACTACAAATAAATGGAAAGATTAAAGATTTACTAAAGCAAAAAAAGGATGATCTAAACTCAAAGGATAtgaaaaaaggttttaaaaactctgtTGGGAATAAATATAGGCCTTATAACATAGAGTTGGATatagacaaaaaaataaataaaagtaaagaaattGGACAGCAAACAAAAGCAGGCAATGATAAGTTACCTGTTAAATATAGGAACAACATAGTCATTGGTCAACAGAAACATGATAGTAGCTCTGCAAAGTTTCCATTGACTTTACATTTTTCAGATTTCATGTTGAAAAAAGTTTTGAGATACCAGTATGAGAATACTTGCCAAAAATCCAATACTGACACCATTGATCAACTTAATGAACagtcaaagaaaattaaaaataaatggacTGAATTACATATGCTAAAATCAAACACTTCGGGGCAAGAAAAAAGCAACAAGATTAAGCCAAAGTACATTGATCTTCCTCAACTTGACATTCTTCTAAATTCTAAAGTCTGGGCTTATATGTCTTACATAGCTAATCTTTCAAGTTTCTATGTTCATCGTTCagaggataaaaataaaattgtgcaACTTGCCAAGGAACTGAATGGAGAAACTCTGGTTGAAGAATCAGAAATAGAGGCTGAACTTGAGAAAGATGATGTTATTTTAGCAAAATGTGAAAGTGATTGTTGCATATACAGAGCTTTCATTAGAAAAGTCCTAGCCAATAAGTTTTTTGAGGTAGAGTTTATTGATTATGGTAATACAGCAACTGTGAATTCAAAAAATATCTACAAAATTGAAAAGCGTTTACTCAGTTTACCAAGACTCAGTGTACATTGTTTTCTTAGTAAAGCAAAGTGCTTGTTTTCAAATAACTGGAATACTGATATGGATGCTTACTTTATCAGTGAGTTAAATAATCAGCCAGTCATGATTAAGTTTCTACAACAGTATGACCAACAGTGGGAGGTTGACATAATGTGTCATGGAATATCTATCTCTGATAAATTAATGGAGAGAGAAATCCTTTTATGTTTAGAGAACATACTTTCGCTAAGCTTTGATCACAATGTGAAACAGCTCCCAACAATAGATTCAGAAACTCCTAGTAATGATCCGGGTAAAAAATCAGAAAGTCAAACTTTATGTGAAAGCATTAAAATCAGACCCACTAAGATTGGCTACCAAAATATAAAGCCTGGACAGATAGAAATAGGTGAAGTTGTTCATATTTCAAGTAATGGAAACCTCTATGTGAAGTTAACTAACGATGCACAAGCAATGCTCAATTTAAATGTATTAATTGCTCAAGAGGTAGAGAAAAAGTGTGTTATTGCTATAGAAGAAATTAGAGAAGGATTAGAATGTTTGGTAACATCAAACAAACACTTGGGATGGCATCAGTCTGAAGTTATTCAAAAATATGTGAAGGAGGAATATATGTTGGTCCTTTTTGTGGATTTAGGAAAGTATGAAACTGTATCACTGCACAATTCACATGTGCTAAGTGAAAAAATAAGATGTATTCCAAGGAATGCACTGCTTTGTAAATGGATTTGGATTGGGAATCTCAGTGATTTATCTTTTGAGGGAATGATGGAGAAGGTAAAATGTTGTgagataaagattatattttttaaatacttgGAATCTGAGCTTATTTGGGAAGTAGGCCTTTTTATAGATGGAACTTTATTTTTGGAATACTGGAATCAAATATCTAACCAAACAAAATTAGAGAGACCTAACTTATTAGAGACAGATAATGTCAGCAAATCACTTGATATCACAGTCaaatcaaattcaatttcatgggCGCGATTTCAGAAGAATAGTCACTATCCTGGATTTGTTGCATCAGTCACTGATCCTTCAAACTTCTGTATTCAATTAGAAGATTCATTTGAAACACTGATAGCCTTGTTCAAAATGCTCTCTGACCTTCCAGAAAACCTCCCAACTATGCCACAAGAATGTATAATTCCTGGTGACAGCTGCTTAATAAAAAATGGACCTAATGAAACCTGGAACAGAGTTGAAGTTTCTGAAGTGTTTAAAGACTCTAGTACATTAAAGCTTACTTTTATTGATGATGAGAGCTTATCACCTCCCCTTCCCATCTCTGATGTCTCTAAGATTATCCCAGAAAAGCTAGCTAGTTTACTACAATTAACTTATTCTTGCTCATTGTATGGAGAAACACCTGCtgatgggaaacactggaatgATGAGGCCAAACttaaaattcaagaatttcttgGTAGACAAGGTCTCACATTCCAGTTCAAACTTCACAAGCTTCAATGTGAAAGGAAACTAGAACTAGATGTGTTTTTTGAGCAAAACAATGCGGCAGATATATTGGTTGCTTCTGGTTGTGCTTTGTATTCTAAGACTGCATCCTTTGGGTCAGCTCGTTATGATGACCTTCAGCTATCAAATTCACATGTTATTTATGATCCACTCTCCATTCAGGAGATCTCTGAATCAAAGATGGCCATAAATAGAGACGAGAAAGTTCCACAGAATTCAGATGTGCCATTGAAATGTGTTGATTTAAAAAATTTAGAGGTGAACAGCTCAAAAAAATtacatggtaaaaaaaaatacaccGGGATGACTTTGTTGCATAAAAGTAAAAGAAATTATGAATGTCTGCACAACTGCAATGAGAAATTATTTAATCAATGTTGTGTTAGAGAACAACTCAACCAAACGTATTCTGCAACCTTATCAAATGCTTCTGACAAGTTGCTTTTGGACTCCCAAGAATGCTCAGACTCCCAAGAATGCTCAGATCCAGATCAAGAAAATTGA